From one Humulus lupulus chromosome 8, drHumLupu1.1, whole genome shotgun sequence genomic stretch:
- the LOC133797718 gene encoding F-box/FBD/LRR-repeat protein At2g26030-like produces MDENGVENSSGFLVKRRVKRASEDRISKLPDSIIVHILSFLPTPDVVPTCLLSKRWKLMWYSVPKLYLSDNDWSPEKFFNYVDSFLEHRKKGMYFIVDSVITSFQLHMDCYHTSKATRLDKWLTFAVENKVKEIHLNLNFCDEGGYYCIPKLVVNSKDLVILELVGLTLKTCYSVRLPALKTLSLTYVYFEENDAICNFLWGCPSLEKLLLSSCDLIEIGDVLRLQSISLKFMKIEYEDCVLYTVLPIQVEAINLECLELERPIFESSNLSTCKAIRNLSLDFCGLPMKDEDPSSLEYLISNLPLLEILTLKNSHILKLEHIKISNQRLRSLNLKNRWYTKDDYEMNVIIESAPQLVSFCYEGNINFSISTESSNLLNGKFIILPQHDNYDANWFTSLMNFLLNLNCSWNIVTLHVMSDKVIILPKKFKRMCQSPLLNWKHLSVITDQKPERESDLEDVLIWISLSLETLSINGKIIF; encoded by the exons ATGGATGAAAACGGCGTGGAAAATAGTAGTGGCTTTCTGGTGAAAAGAAGAGTTAAAAGGGCATCAGAGGATAGAATTTCGAAACTACCTGATTCTATCATCGTACACATTCTGTCGTTTCTCCCCACCCCTGATGTCGTTCCGACATGTCTCCTTTCAAAGCGTTGGAAGCTGATGTGGTATTCAGTTCCCAAGCTCTACTTATCTGATAATGATTGGTCCCCAGAAAAGTTCTTCAATTATGTCGACAGTTTCTTGGAACACCGCAAGAAGGGTATGTATTTTATTGTGGATTCTGTCATAACTAGTTTTCAGCTCCATATGGATTGCTATCACACAAGCAAAGCCACTCGTCTGGATAAATGGTTAACTTTTGCAGTTGAGAATAAAGTCAAGGAAATACATCTTAACTTGAATTTTTGCGACGAAGGGGGTTATTACTGCATACCTAAACTAGTAGTCAACTCAAAAGATTTGGTTATTTTGGAGTTGGTAGGGTTAACGTTGAAGACTTGTTATTCAGTTAGACTTCCAGCATTGAAAACTTTGTCATTGACATATGTTTACTTTGAAGAGAATGATGCGATATGTAACTTTTTGTGGGGTTGCCCTTCCCTTGAGAAATTGCTGCTATCAAGCTGTGATTTAATTGAAATTGGTGATGTGCTCCGTTTACAAAGTATAAGCCTTAAGTTCATGAAAATTGAATATGAGGATTGTGTGTTATATACTGTGTTACCTATTCAAGTTGAAGCCATAAATCTAGAGTGTTTGGAACTGGAAAGACCTATCTTTGAAAGCTCCAATCTTTCTACATGCAAGGCAATTAGAAATCTCTCACTAGATTTTTGTGGTTTGCCTATGAAAGATGAAGACCCGTCATCATTAGAGTATCTAATTTCAAACCTTCCACTTCTAGAGATTTTGACTTTGAAGAACTCCCATATATTGAAGTTGGAGCATATTAAAATTTCGAATCAACGGTTGAGAAGTTTAAATTTGAAGAATAGGTGGTATACTAAAGATGATTATGAAATGAATGTTATAATTGAATCAGCTCCACAATTAGTATCTTTTTGTTATGAAGGTAATATCAACTTTAGTATATCAACGGAGTCATCTAATTTGTTGAATGGAAAATTTATAATTCTTCCGCAGCATGACAATTATGACGCAAATTGGTTTACCAGTCTGATGAATTTTCTTCTTAATCTTAATTGCTCTTGGAATATTGTGACTCTGCATGTTATGTCAGATAAG GTTATCATCTTGccaaaaaaattcaaaagaatGTGTCAATCTCCCTTGCTTAATTGGAAGCATCTCAGCGTTATTACTGATCAGAAGCCTGAGAGAGAATCGGACTTGGAAGATGTTTTGATATGGATTTCACTCTCGTTGGAAACATTATCTATTAATGGAAAGATCATATTTTAG